A single Acidobacteriota bacterium DNA region contains:
- a CDS encoding NTP transferase domain-containing protein has translation MTSRTVAAVVLAAGRGERLRSEQPKVLHRVGGRPLVSWVVQAARDVGCAPIIVVTGSGADEVRSVLESEDGGTDDIVWVEQPEQRGTGHALSMARESLRSEGLALVLSGDAPLVRPGTLRALLEAAGAGWGSVAVVDDDTLALRTVDAGHYALPVPEIFDRLAKVDTGNARSEFHLTDAVSAAAREQPVATVRVEDASEVLGVKSRADLAAVQRVFYRRSVDALLAAGVTVLDPESVWIDAGVTVGADSILHPNVTLLGASSVGSGCTVHAGAWIRDSVLGDGVEVLPYSVLDGARVAADCTIGPFARLRPEAVLEDGAKVGNFVEVKKATLGPGVKASHLAYLGDASVGAGANIGAGVITCNYDGKKKSRTVIGEGAFVGSDCILVAPVEVGAGAYTGAGSVITKDVPDESLAVGRARQKNLKRRPR, from the coding sequence ATGACGTCCAGGACCGTCGCGGCCGTCGTTCTCGCCGCCGGTCGTGGCGAGCGTCTCCGTTCGGAACAGCCGAAGGTCCTTCACCGGGTGGGCGGCAGGCCGCTCGTGTCCTGGGTCGTTCAGGCCGCGCGCGACGTGGGCTGCGCTCCGATCATTGTCGTCACAGGTAGCGGGGCGGACGAGGTCCGTTCGGTGCTCGAGAGCGAGGACGGGGGCACGGACGACATCGTCTGGGTGGAGCAGCCGGAGCAACGGGGCACGGGGCACGCGCTGTCGATGGCTCGCGAATCCCTGCGCTCCGAGGGACTGGCGCTGGTCCTCTCGGGCGACGCGCCCCTGGTCCGCCCGGGGACCCTGCGAGCCCTGCTCGAAGCCGCCGGCGCCGGCTGGGGCAGCGTTGCGGTCGTCGACGACGACACGCTCGCGCTTCGCACGGTCGACGCCGGCCACTATGCACTCCCCGTTCCTGAGATCTTCGACCGGCTCGCGAAGGTCGACACCGGCAACGCCCGGAGCGAGTTCCATCTGACCGATGCCGTTTCGGCCGCCGCTCGCGAGCAACCGGTGGCGACGGTCCGGGTCGAAGACGCCTCGGAGGTGCTGGGAGTCAAGTCGCGGGCCGACCTCGCTGCCGTTCAGCGCGTCTTCTACCGGCGCAGCGTCGATGCCCTGCTTGCCGCGGGCGTCACGGTTCTCGACCCGGAGAGCGTCTGGATCGACGCCGGCGTGACGGTCGGCGCCGACTCGATACTGCACCCCAACGTCACCTTGCTGGGCGCCTCCAGCGTGGGGAGCGGATGCACCGTCCACGCCGGCGCCTGGATTCGCGACAGCGTTCTCGGCGACGGCGTCGAGGTGCTGCCCTACTCGGTGCTCGACGGCGCGCGCGTCGCGGCCGACTGCACGATCGGTCCCTTCGCCCGTCTGCGCCCGGAGGCCGTGCTCGAGGACGGCGCCAAGGTGGGCAACTTCGTGGAGGTCAAGAAGGCGACGCTGGGTCCCGGCGTCAAGGCGTCGCATCTCGCCTATCTTGGCGACGCTTCGGTGGGCGCCGGCGCCAACATCGGCGCCGGGGTCATCACCTGCAACTACGACGGCAAGAAGAAGAGCCGCACGGTGATCGGCGAGGGCGCGTTCGTCGGCAGCGACTGCATCCTGGTGGCGCCGGTCGAAGTCGGCGCCGGCGCGTACACCGGCGCCGGATCGGTGATCACGAAGGACGTGCCCGACGAGTCGCTCGCGGTGGGGCGCGCGCGGCAGAAGAACCTCAAGCGCCGGCCCCGGTGA
- a CDS encoding glycosyltransferase → MLLPVYYAVLGTLALYGLHRLVLLLVLRVSRSSVGGEDGGADSAGVQHSTQRDVEWPLVTVQLPIYNERYVAARLIAAVLDFDYPADRLEVQILDDSTDDTAERVEAELARASGRNRPLPIIRHLRREDRRGFKAGALAAGLEQARGELIAIFDADFVPEPDFLRRTVPAFRDRGLGMVQACWGHMNRRDSLLTRAQAVLLDGHFLVEQAARYRAGCFFNFNGTAGVWRRRAIEEAGGWQVDTLTEDLDLSYRAQLAGWRFMLMTDVAVPAELPARVNDFKSQQHRWARGSAQTMRKLLGRILRSGVRPRVKLAAAAHLTSGICYPLLVALGLLLLPAILKRQESPHLLLWIDAPLFLLGTVAVAGCYAAGQRRAGRRGSRFWFEVPLAMSIGIGLSLNNSAATISGLLRRGGVFARTPKIPAAARNPPALYRSAAVWSLWGEATLALYFWACVAAAGLYGRWWSLPFLYLFAQGYSLIALGGALPRLGRRAGTT, encoded by the coding sequence GTGCTCTTGCCCGTCTACTACGCCGTTCTCGGTACGCTCGCTCTCTACGGACTGCATCGGCTGGTCTTGCTCCTGGTGCTTCGCGTGTCGCGATCGTCGGTTGGCGGCGAGGATGGCGGCGCGGACTCCGCTGGCGTCCAACATAGTACGCAGCGGGATGTCGAGTGGCCCCTGGTCACCGTCCAACTGCCGATCTACAACGAGCGCTACGTCGCCGCCCGGCTGATCGCCGCCGTTCTCGACTTCGACTACCCCGCGGATCGGCTCGAAGTCCAGATCCTCGACGACTCGACCGACGACACCGCCGAGCGGGTCGAGGCCGAACTCGCCCGGGCGTCCGGGCGGAACCGGCCGCTACCGATCATTCGGCACCTGCGGCGGGAGGATCGGCGGGGTTTCAAGGCCGGCGCGCTGGCTGCCGGTCTGGAGCAGGCGCGGGGGGAGCTGATCGCGATCTTCGATGCCGACTTCGTGCCGGAACCCGACTTTCTGCGGCGGACGGTGCCGGCTTTCCGCGATCGCGGCCTGGGCATGGTCCAGGCGTGCTGGGGCCACATGAACCGCAGGGATTCGCTTCTGACCCGCGCTCAGGCCGTACTGCTGGACGGCCATTTTCTGGTCGAGCAGGCGGCTCGCTACCGGGCGGGTTGCTTCTTCAACTTCAACGGCACCGCGGGCGTCTGGCGGCGGCGGGCGATCGAGGAGGCGGGGGGCTGGCAGGTCGACACCCTGACCGAGGATCTCGACCTCTCCTACCGGGCGCAGCTCGCCGGATGGCGCTTCATGCTGATGACGGACGTCGCGGTGCCGGCGGAGTTGCCGGCCCGGGTCAACGACTTCAAGAGCCAGCAGCACCGCTGGGCCCGGGGATCGGCTCAGACGATGCGCAAGCTGCTCGGGCGGATCCTGCGCAGCGGGGTGAGGCCGCGGGTCAAGCTGGCGGCTGCCGCGCACCTCACGTCGGGCATCTGCTACCCGCTGCTCGTGGCTCTCGGCCTCCTCCTGTTGCCGGCGATCCTGAAGCGGCAGGAGTCGCCGCACCTGCTGCTGTGGATCGACGCGCCCCTGTTCCTGCTCGGGACGGTGGCGGTCGCCGGTTGCTATGCCGCCGGCCAGCGCCGGGCCGGGAGGCGCGGATCCCGGTTCTGGTTCGAGGTGCCGCTCGCGATGTCCATCGGCATCGGCCTGTCGCTCAACAACTCGGCCGCGACGATCAGCGGTCTGTTGCGCCGCGGCGGCGTCTTCGCCCGGACGCCGAAGATCCCGGCCGCCGCCCGGAACCCGCCTGCGCTCTACAGATCGGCTGCGGTATGGAGTCTCTGGGGCGAAGCGACTCTGGCGCTCTACTTCTGGGCCTGCGTTGCCGCCGCGGGACTCTACGGTCGCTGGTGGTCCCTGCCTTTCCTATACCTGTTCGCCCAGGGGTATAGCCTGATCGCCCTCGGCGGCGCGCTACCCCGGCTGGGGCGCCGCGCCGGGACCACCTAG
- a CDS encoding glycosyltransferase 87 family protein has product MARRPGFGLLAAAWPLVACFAALLALDLAGFGPTPGAPGAGVSFLLILVLAFAALWWGLRRLGAAKGSPREVPVAGILAVAVVLRLLALPLTPSLSDDVYRYLWDGRVAASGSNPYLLTPDDESLAGLRDDLWSKAGHREIATVYPPLALGVFAGATVLPEPLLAYKLALAGVDLAGCVLLLALARRRGNGLVALAYVWNPLLVVEGAGMGHVDVLGASLVIACVWLLSVGRNAAAAGAAAFAVLAKLVPLVALPLWWRSVRRRGQRMFAAGTAGLLLPATVAVLLWTRGVPPGLVEYALRWEYNGPFYEPLWRLIGVLRLDLAASGVVHLVRVIFGGDVEETPWSTLYSYAYPQFLARLVLLVAAAVLWLRLWRRRPEPVQAAFGVFGVVLLMSPTFYPWYLIWILPWAALTGARAVLVLAATLPLAYLPALAGLPYFPWVYGAVWLPPMTLLLLERRRRGNARPEPPSR; this is encoded by the coding sequence ATGGCAAGGCGACCAGGGTTCGGATTGCTGGCGGCGGCCTGGCCTCTGGTTGCCTGCTTTGCCGCGCTCCTGGCGCTCGACCTCGCCGGGTTTGGACCGACGCCGGGCGCGCCGGGCGCAGGCGTCTCCTTCCTGCTCATCCTGGTGCTGGCGTTCGCCGCGCTGTGGTGGGGGCTGCGGCGCCTGGGCGCGGCGAAGGGCTCGCCGCGTGAAGTTCCGGTCGCGGGCATCCTCGCAGTGGCCGTCGTGCTCCGCCTGCTCGCGCTGCCGCTCACGCCGAGCCTCTCCGACGACGTCTACCGCTACCTGTGGGACGGACGGGTCGCCGCCTCGGGATCGAACCCGTATCTCCTGACGCCGGACGACGAGAGCCTCGCCGGGTTGCGTGACGACCTCTGGTCGAAGGCCGGGCATCGCGAGATCGCCACGGTCTATCCCCCGCTAGCACTGGGAGTTTTCGCCGGCGCCACAGTCCTTCCCGAGCCGCTGCTCGCCTACAAGCTGGCTCTGGCCGGAGTGGACCTGGCCGGCTGCGTGTTGTTGCTGGCGCTGGCGCGGCGTCGCGGTAACGGCCTGGTGGCTCTCGCGTACGTCTGGAATCCGCTTCTGGTTGTCGAGGGCGCCGGCATGGGGCACGTCGATGTACTCGGCGCCTCCCTGGTCATCGCCTGCGTCTGGCTGCTCTCGGTGGGAAGGAACGCCGCGGCCGCCGGCGCCGCCGCGTTTGCGGTGCTGGCCAAGCTGGTGCCTCTGGTCGCGCTGCCTCTCTGGTGGCGGAGTGTGCGGCGCCGGGGACAACGGATGTTCGCGGCTGGCACTGCCGGGCTGCTGCTTCCGGCGACGGTCGCCGTGCTGCTCTGGACCCGCGGCGTTCCGCCGGGCCTCGTGGAGTACGCGCTGCGCTGGGAGTACAACGGTCCCTTCTACGAGCCGCTGTGGCGCCTGATCGGAGTGCTGCGGCTCGACCTGGCCGCTTCCGGGGTCGTCCACCTGGTCCGGGTGATCTTCGGCGGCGACGTCGAGGAGACTCCATGGAGCACGCTCTACTCCTACGCCTATCCCCAGTTCCTCGCCCGCCTCGTTCTCCTGGTCGCCGCCGCCGTTCTCTGGCTTCGCCTCTGGCGGCGGCGCCCGGAACCCGTCCAGGCTGCGTTCGGAGTCTTCGGCGTCGTTCTCCTGATGAGCCCCACGTTCTACCCCTGGTACCTGATCTGGATCCTCCCCTGGGCGGCGCTGACGGGCGCCCGCGCCGTCCTCGTGCTTGCCGCGACGCTGCCTCTGGCCTATCTTCCGGCTCTTGCCGGACTGCCGTACTTTCCCTGGGTCTACGGCGCCGTCTGGCTGCCGCCCATGACTCTGCTGCTGCTCGAACGCCGACGGCGCGGAAACGCGCGACCCGAGCCCCCGTCACGATGA
- a CDS encoding phosphatidate cytidylyltransferase: MKRVVTGVVTAALAAAIVLYLKPVYFAAAATAVAVVAASEYGALARRIVVSRTITWALWLAVCVLAVVSATANGLVDVPLGTVLTVADAWFAAAAVVLALAIGVGFDSHADVRNRLLTSSLFAFGVLWLGLFLVAAINLHASSPVLLFWVLAVASLGDIGAYYGGRRFGRRPLAPVLSPKKTIAGAVSGLIASAVTGVAVFLLWRGFDSLSIDIPVVALLCGAAAQAGDLVASMLKRAVEVKDTGALLPGHGGLLDRLDSVLLATPVLYIAAQAGATPSLQP, encoded by the coding sequence ATGAAACGCGTCGTCACTGGTGTCGTGACCGCGGCGCTGGCGGCAGCCATCGTCCTTTACCTCAAACCCGTCTACTTCGCAGCGGCAGCCACCGCGGTGGCCGTCGTGGCGGCTTCCGAGTACGGCGCCCTGGCACGCCGTATCGTGGTCTCGCGAACCATCACCTGGGCGCTCTGGCTTGCCGTCTGCGTCCTGGCCGTCGTCAGCGCGACCGCGAACGGCCTGGTCGACGTCCCCCTCGGCACCGTCCTGACCGTCGCCGACGCCTGGTTCGCCGCGGCGGCCGTCGTCCTTGCCCTGGCGATCGGCGTCGGTTTCGACAGCCACGCCGATGTCCGCAACCGGCTGCTGACCTCGTCACTGTTCGCGTTCGGAGTTCTGTGGCTCGGACTGTTCCTGGTCGCCGCGATCAACCTGCACGCCTCCTCTCCGGTCCTCCTGTTCTGGGTCCTCGCGGTCGCCTCCCTGGGCGACATCGGCGCCTACTACGGAGGCCGCCGCTTCGGCCGCCGTCCGCTGGCGCCGGTGCTCAGCCCGAAGAAGACGATCGCGGGCGCCGTGAGCGGCCTGATCGCCAGCGCCGTGACCGGCGTGGCGGTGTTCCTGCTCTGGCGGGGGTTCGACTCGTTGAGCATCGACATTCCCGTCGTCGCGCTGCTGTGCGGCGCCGCGGCGCAGGCCGGGGACCTGGTCGCCTCCATGCTCAAACGAGCCGTGGAGGTCAAGGACACGGGCGCCCTGCTTCCCGGCCACGGCGGCCTTCTCGACCGCCTCGACAGCGTGCTGCTGGCTACGCCCGTCCTCTACATCGCGGCTCAGGCCGGGGCGACGCCGTCGCTTCAGCCGTGA
- a CDS encoding GNAT family N-acetyltransferase, protein MTSPLKRHPPPSRAVDVVVRPARPSDAAFLRRWRAEPAVRRYQPLHNVSVARLRADLAAQRPRDLYRGRGERYTWMIETDRERSGWVTLAVVNWEHGLGELGYALATRHHGRGTMTAALGQLLPELLLRTPLERLEARCATDNDASRRVLEKLGFVREGRLRSYFVLQGRRTDHFLYALLREDYIPL, encoded by the coding sequence ATGACCAGCCCCCTGAAACGTCACCCACCGCCCTCCCGGGCAGTCGATGTCGTCGTGCGGCCGGCGCGGCCTTCGGATGCGGCGTTCCTCCGTCGCTGGCGCGCCGAACCCGCCGTGCGCCGCTACCAGCCCCTCCACAACGTGTCCGTTGCCAGGCTGCGTGCGGACCTTGCCGCGCAGCGCCCCAGGGACCTCTACCGCGGTCGCGGCGAGCGCTACACCTGGATGATCGAAACCGACCGCGAACGCTCGGGCTGGGTCACCCTGGCGGTCGTGAACTGGGAGCATGGCCTGGGTGAACTTGGCTACGCGCTGGCGACCCGGCATCATGGCCGCGGAACGATGACCGCCGCGCTCGGCCAGTTGTTGCCCGAACTCCTCCTGCGAACGCCGCTGGAGCGCTTGGAGGCCCGCTGCGCGACCGACAACGACGCCTCCCGCAGGGTGCTGGAGAAGCTGGGATTCGTGCGCGAAGGCAGGCTCCGCTCCTACTTCGTGCTGCAGGGCCGGCGCACCGACCACTTCCTGTACGCGTTGCTCCGCGAGGACTACATTCCGCTGTAG
- the dxr gene encoding 1-deoxy-D-xylulose-5-phosphate reductoisomerase: MSVRRLAVLGATGSVGEAALAVARRHPEKLDVCVLAARGTKPARLAELALEFRPRRIVVETEEAARRLRADLPPGPDVGWGEAALVDAVGDSHVDLVLTAIVGAAGLRPAAAALAAGADLALANKEAMVAAGPLLRRLAATSGAKILPVDSEHAAIHQALRAGRRREVRRLVLTASGGPFLDRDPATLDTVTPAEATAHPTWNMGAKISVDSATLMNKGLELIEASYLFDVPGSRIDILIHPQSLVHSIVEFRDGNSIAQISANDMEYPIRYALSHPERWSLPDDGAANGLSELLEATSELRFRRVNPEVFPAPSLAREALIRGNGAPAALNAANETAVAAFLGGTASFSAIVPAVAEVLDRHGREAGGGEPATIDEALEWDSWGRRRAREVLAQVGG, translated from the coding sequence GTGAGTGTGCGCCGCCTGGCGGTCCTCGGCGCCACCGGCTCGGTCGGCGAGGCGGCCCTTGCCGTGGCCCGCCGGCACCCCGAGAAGCTCGACGTGTGCGTGCTGGCGGCGAGGGGCACGAAGCCCGCGCGGCTCGCGGAGCTTGCGCTCGAGTTCCGGCCTCGCCGGATCGTCGTCGAGACGGAAGAAGCGGCGCGGCGCCTGCGTGCCGACCTGCCTCCGGGCCCAGACGTCGGTTGGGGCGAAGCAGCCCTGGTCGACGCGGTCGGGGACAGCCACGTCGACCTGGTCCTGACGGCGATCGTCGGCGCGGCCGGACTCAGGCCCGCCGCGGCGGCCCTTGCCGCCGGCGCCGACCTGGCGCTTGCGAACAAGGAGGCGATGGTCGCCGCAGGCCCACTCCTGCGCCGGCTGGCGGCCACGTCGGGCGCGAAGATCCTGCCGGTCGACAGTGAACACGCCGCGATCCACCAGGCGCTGCGCGCCGGGCGGCGCCGGGAGGTGAGGCGCCTCGTGCTGACCGCCTCCGGCGGCCCGTTCCTGGACCGCGACCCGGCCACCCTCGACACGGTGACGCCGGCCGAGGCAACGGCCCATCCGACCTGGAACATGGGGGCCAAGATCAGCGTCGACTCCGCGACGCTGATGAACAAGGGTCTGGAACTGATCGAGGCCAGCTACCTGTTCGACGTGCCGGGATCCCGGATCGACATCCTGATCCACCCCCAGTCCCTCGTTCACTCGATCGTCGAGTTCCGGGACGGCAACTCGATCGCCCAGATCTCTGCCAACGACATGGAGTACCCCATTCGCTACGCCCTGTCCCATCCCGAACGGTGGTCGCTCCCCGACGACGGCGCCGCGAACGGGCTGAGCGAGCTGCTCGAGGCAACTTCCGAACTCAGGTTCAGAAGAGTGAACCCGGAGGTGTTCCCGGCGCCGTCCCTGGCCCGCGAAGCGCTCATCCGGGGAAACGGCGCGCCCGCCGCGCTCAACGCGGCAAACGAAACGGCGGTCGCGGCATTCCTGGGCGGCACCGCGTCCTTTTCCGCCATCGTGCCGGCGGTGGCGGAAGTGCTCGACCGTCACGGCCGCGAGGCCGGCGGCGGGGAGCCGGCGACGATCGACGAGGCCCTGGAATGGGACTCCTGGGGTCGCCGCCGTGCCCGGGAAGTCCTCGCGCAGGTTGGCGGTTAG
- a CDS encoding site-2 protease family protein, with protein sequence MNFLSNILAFLVVIGVIIFIHELGHFLAARLFRIRVRVFSIGIGSRIWGFERGGTEYRLAMIPLGGYVAFSGIDAANPTGDAGDFTAKPRWQRMIVLLAGPAANVVLSIVLIAAVLMAGTELAGPRDLSTEIGGVAPDSAAAEAGLLAGDVILRLDGEEVSEWRELSNTVLMSPERRLAIDFERDGEARSTVLVPRRMPRYELGDAGLYASLLPRVRQVFEDTPAEQTGLRYGDTLYAVDGHPVANADDFRRLVEPRAGQEVSLEIGRGEDRLVVRLVPEEEGGVGRAGIAISHFSYQRVGPVAAIAESARINWETTTEIFDFLGGMVERRVSPQSALAGPIEISRISGQAARRSFSDLVFLMALISLNLCILNLLPIPILDGGQLAILLLESVLRRDLSLQIKSLVTQFGLALVVAIMLFAIYSDLVKNLPGLGR encoded by the coding sequence ATGAACTTCCTGAGCAACATCCTGGCCTTCCTGGTCGTGATTGGAGTGATCATCTTCATCCATGAACTGGGGCACTTCCTGGCCGCGAGGCTGTTCCGGATCAGGGTCCGGGTCTTCTCCATCGGCATCGGTTCCCGCATCTGGGGCTTCGAGCGAGGCGGTACGGAGTACCGGCTGGCCATGATCCCGCTCGGCGGCTATGTCGCCTTCTCGGGAATCGACGCCGCGAACCCGACCGGCGACGCGGGCGACTTCACCGCCAAGCCGCGCTGGCAGCGAATGATCGTTCTCCTGGCAGGTCCGGCGGCCAACGTCGTGCTGTCGATCGTCCTGATCGCGGCGGTGCTGATGGCCGGGACCGAGTTGGCAGGACCGCGGGATCTGAGCACCGAGATCGGCGGCGTGGCGCCCGATTCGGCCGCGGCCGAAGCCGGGCTCCTGGCGGGCGACGTGATCCTGCGCCTGGACGGCGAGGAAGTGTCCGAGTGGAGAGAGCTTTCCAACACCGTCCTGATGTCGCCGGAACGCCGGCTCGCGATCGACTTCGAGCGCGACGGCGAGGCCCGGAGCACGGTACTCGTCCCTCGCCGGATGCCGCGCTACGAGCTGGGCGACGCGGGGCTCTACGCCAGCCTCCTGCCGCGGGTTCGCCAGGTCTTCGAAGACACTCCGGCCGAGCAGACGGGGCTGCGCTACGGAGACACCCTCTACGCCGTCGACGGCCATCCCGTCGCCAACGCGGACGACTTCCGGCGGCTCGTCGAGCCGCGCGCGGGCCAGGAAGTGAGCCTCGAGATCGGCCGTGGCGAGGATCGTCTGGTCGTGCGGCTCGTGCCGGAGGAGGAGGGCGGGGTCGGCCGCGCCGGCATCGCGATCAGCCACTTCTCCTATCAGCGCGTAGGCCCGGTCGCGGCCATCGCCGAGAGCGCCCGGATCAACTGGGAGACGACGACGGAGATCTTCGACTTTCTGGGCGGCATGGTGGAGCGGCGCGTTTCGCCGCAGAGCGCGCTGGCCGGCCCGATCGAGATCAGCCGGATCAGCGGTCAGGCGGCTCGCAGGAGCTTCAGCGACCTGGTGTTCCTGATGGCCTTGATCAGCCTGAATCTCTGCATCCTGAACCTGCTGCCCATCCCGATCCTCGACGGCGGCCAGCTCGCCATCCTGCTGCTCGAGAGCGTTCTGCGACGCGACCTCTCCCTCCAGATCAAGAGCCTGGTCACCCAGTTCGGCCTGGCGCTCGTCGTCGCCATCATGCTGTTCGCGATCTACTCCGACCTGGTGAAGAACCTGCCCGGCCTCGGGCGCTGA
- a CDS encoding PASTA domain-containing protein translates to MTMAGKLRDWTGKAIRHPWLRRGVLLAAYGGLLVALLGASSYLALSNFVRSGVIAVPDLVGLDRSQAEAGLATAGLALQRVEDDRFDEAVPAGHVLRQDPPAGSAVKEGSGVIVYLSRGRELVETPDLSGQVLQTAQVSLTASGLQIGRSRSVFAESGVPGTVVRQDPPAGSRVDPSSQVDLMVSLANPGATYVMPDLIDLPEDPVREFFGTRGFRLGRVKYEPYEGVPAGIILRQYPLPGHPLRQSDSIAFVVAAQDSR, encoded by the coding sequence ATGACGATGGCCGGAAAGCTCCGGGACTGGACCGGCAAGGCGATACGCCATCCCTGGCTCAGGCGAGGCGTGCTCCTCGCCGCCTACGGGGGCCTGCTCGTCGCCCTGCTGGGCGCTTCGTCCTATCTGGCGCTCTCGAACTTCGTCCGTAGCGGCGTCATCGCGGTACCCGACCTGGTTGGCCTCGATCGAAGCCAGGCTGAAGCGGGCCTCGCCACCGCGGGCCTGGCACTGCAGCGCGTGGAGGACGACCGCTTCGACGAGGCAGTCCCGGCGGGCCATGTGCTCCGGCAGGACCCTCCCGCCGGCAGCGCGGTCAAGGAAGGCAGCGGCGTGATCGTGTACCTGTCGCGCGGCCGGGAGCTCGTCGAGACGCCGGACCTGAGCGGCCAGGTACTGCAGACGGCCCAGGTGAGCCTCACGGCCTCGGGCCTGCAGATCGGCAGGAGCCGGAGCGTGTTCGCCGAGTCCGGCGTGCCGGGCACCGTGGTCCGCCAGGATCCTCCTGCCGGCAGCCGGGTCGACCCTTCGTCCCAGGTGGACCTGATGGTCAGCCTGGCCAACCCCGGGGCAACGTACGTCATGCCGGACCTGATCGACCTGCCCGAGGACCCGGTCCGCGAGTTCTTCGGGACGCGCGGATTCCGCCTCGGAAGGGTAAAGTACGAACCCTACGAAGGCGTCCCAGCCGGGATCATCCTGCGTCAATACCCGCTTCCGGGCCACCCCCTGCGTCAGAGCGATTCGATCGCCTTCGTCGTGGCCGCGCAAGACAGCCGCTGA
- the truA gene encoding tRNA pseudouridine(38-40) synthase TruA, producing the protein MKYRLLIAYDGSDYAGWQRQDNALAIQQVVEEAVAAVAGRSVDVHGAGRTDAGVHASGQTAHLDLPAGNLPPRETRRALVHGVNHHLPGAIRVLAADAVDDSFHARKSASFKLYGYRLCTTPVIDPFRAPFVVPAPRRLDLEAMKKAASLIRGRHDFAAFAKAGGSHRSTVRTIHEARWTEQGDELRFRVAGDGFLRGMVRALVGTTLEVGLGRRTPADLAALLAGRPRAEAGPNAPARGLCLERVEYDHSQ; encoded by the coding sequence ATGAAGTACCGCCTGCTGATCGCCTACGACGGGTCGGACTACGCCGGCTGGCAACGCCAGGACAACGCCCTGGCGATCCAGCAGGTCGTGGAGGAAGCGGTAGCGGCGGTAGCAGGCCGGAGCGTCGACGTCCATGGCGCCGGCCGCACCGATGCCGGCGTCCACGCCTCCGGCCAGACGGCGCATCTCGACCTCCCGGCCGGGAACCTGCCGCCCCGCGAAACCCGCCGGGCGCTCGTCCACGGCGTGAACCACCATCTCCCGGGGGCGATCCGGGTGCTTGCCGCCGACGCCGTCGACGACTCGTTCCACGCCCGCAAGAGCGCGTCGTTCAAGCTCTACGGCTACCGGCTCTGCACGACGCCGGTGATCGACCCGTTCCGGGCGCCCTTCGTCGTCCCGGCACCGCGCAGACTCGATCTCGAGGCGATGAAGAAGGCCGCCTCCCTGATCCGCGGGCGGCACGACTTCGCGGCCTTCGCCAAGGCCGGCGGCAGCCACCGCAGCACGGTGCGAACGATTCACGAAGCCCGATGGACCGAACAGGGAGACGAGCTCCGGTTCCGCGTCGCCGGCGACGGCTTCCTGCGCGGCATGGTGCGCGCCCTCGTGGGCACGACGCTGGAAGTCGGCCTCGGCCGCCGGACGCCGGCCGATCTGGCGGCGCTTCTTGCCGGTCGTCCGCGCGCCGAGGCGGGCCCGAACGCACCCGCCCGGGGCCTTTGCCTGGAGCGCGTGGAATACGATCACTCGCAATGA
- the rpe gene encoding ribulose-phosphate 3-epimerase, which translates to MKIAPSILAADLADLASAVRLCEDGGAQLIHVDVMDGHFVPNLTFGPPVIVDLASRTSVGFDIHLMVSNPEALLDRYLESRPVWVSIHHEVTEEPGRLAARIRERGAGAGVAVNPATPLDELLPYLDQLDFVVLMSVVPGFAGQAFHPEVLDKARRLRAVVDERGLPVSIEMDGGIKPGNLGEVAAAGVDVAVVGSGIFAAGRPVETLVALRRQAGE; encoded by the coding sequence ATGAAGATTGCGCCTTCGATCCTGGCGGCGGACCTCGCCGACCTCGCCTCCGCGGTCAGACTCTGCGAGGACGGCGGCGCGCAGTTGATCCACGTCGACGTGATGGACGGCCACTTCGTGCCCAACCTGACCTTCGGGCCACCGGTAATTGTCGACCTGGCCAGCCGAACGAGCGTCGGATTCGACATCCACCTGATGGTCTCGAACCCCGAAGCGCTCCTCGACCGGTATCTCGAGAGCAGGCCGGTCTGGGTCTCGATCCATCACGAAGTGACGGAAGAGCCGGGACGGCTCGCGGCGCGCATCCGCGAACGCGGCGCGGGCGCCGGCGTGGCTGTCAACCCGGCGACGCCGCTGGACGAACTCCTGCCCTACCTGGACCAACTGGACTTCGTCGTGCTGATGTCGGTCGTGCCCGGTTTCGCCGGCCAGGCCTTCCACCCCGAAGTTCTCGACAAGGCCCGGCGGCTCCGCGCCGTCGTCGACGAGCGGGGTCTGCCCGTGAGCATCGAGATGGACGGCGGAATCAAGCCCGGCAACCTGGGCGAAGTAGCCGCTGCCGGCGTCGACGTCGCCGTCGTCGGTTCCGGCATTTTCGCCGCGGGCAGGCCCGTCGAAACCCTCGTCGCCCTCCGACGGCAGGCGGGCGAATGA